The Verrucomicrobiia bacterium DNA segment TGCCGCACGATTTCCGCAGGTTTCGTTCGATCCGCTTGATCCGCCTTCACGACCACAGTGAGACCGTCGCGCCCGAGCGATTGCAAATCCGCGACGAGCGATGACTCGCGATCGGTTGGAACGGCAACGTGAACGATCCCGGCAAATTGTCCGCCCAGTCTCGACATGCGGCTTTCGAGCCAGTTGCCGCCGTGCCGGGCAACCATGCTCGCAACCGATTCCACAAGACCTGGGCGGTCTTTTCCAATGACGGTCATGACAAGAGAACGTTGCATGCATTGGACGTACGCTTTGGCGGCGTGAGAGGCAAGCATTGCCTGAGAAAACGGACCATAAAAGGGAAGAACGGCTGCGCTGCAAGCCTCTCGCGAATGTCCTTTGTCCTGC contains these protein-coding regions:
- a CDS encoding ACT domain-containing protein gives rise to the protein MQRSLVMTVIGKDRPGLVESVASMVARHGGNWLESRMSRLGGQFAGIVHVAVPTDRESSLVADLQSLGRDGLTVVVKADQADRTKPAEIVRQLEVVGQDRPGIVSQITQALAGFGVNVEELETECASAAMSGEMLFKARARLSIPHTCNLSELRRTLEKIASDLIVDVSLEPAA